In Sphaeramia orbicularis chromosome 10, fSphaOr1.1, whole genome shotgun sequence, the following proteins share a genomic window:
- the tspan17 gene encoding tetraspanin-17 has translation MSRKHHHFKGAEVSCCVKYFLFGFNIIFWLLGAAFLGIGLWAWAEKGVLSNLSSITDLGGFDPVWLFIVVGGVMFILGFAGCIGALRENTFLLKFFSVFLGLIFFLELTAGILAFVFKDWIKDQLNFFINNNVKAYRDDIDLQNLIDFAQEYWSCCGAHGPDDWNLNIYFNCTELNPSRERCGVPFSCCVKDPAEDVINTQCGYDVRLQGELDRQKYIYTKGCVGQFEKWLQDNLIIVAGIFVGIALLQIFGICLAQNLVSDVKAVKANW, from the exons ATGAGTAGAAAACACCATCATTTTAAAGGAGCCGAAGTCAGCTGCTGCGTCAAATACTTCTTATTTGGATTCAACATTATATTTTGG TTACTAGGAGCAGCATTCTTGGGCATAGGCCTGTGGGCATGGGCGGAGAAG GGCGTCCTGTCCAATCTGTCATCCATCACAGATCTAGGGGGGTTTGACCCTGTGTGGCTCTTCATTGTCGTAGGAGGGGTCATGTTCATCCTGGGCTTTGCTGGCTGTATCGGAGCGCTCAGAGAGAACACCTTCCTGCTCAAATTT TTCTCTGTCTTCCTGGGTTTGATCTTCTTCTTGGAGCTGACCGCAGGGATCCTCGCCTTCGTCTTCAAGGACTGGATCAAAGACCAGCTCAACTTTTTTATTAACAATAACGTCAAAGCCTACCGCGATGATATTGACTTGCAGAATCTCATTGACTTTGCCCAGGAATAT TGGTCATGCTGCGGAGCTCATGGGCCTGACGACTGGAATCTGAACATCTATTTCAACTGCACTGAGCTGAACCCCAGTAGGGAGCGCTGTGGAGTTCCTTTCTCCTGCTGCGTTAAAGACCCTGCA gaggATGTCATCAACACACAGTGTGGTTATGATGTTCGGCTTCAAGGG GAGCTGGATCGGCAGAAATACATTTACACCAAGGGCTGTGTGGGACAGTTTGAGAAGTGGCTTCAAGACAACCTGATTATTGTCGCTGGAATCTTTGTGGGAATTGCACTTTTACAG ATTTTCGGTATCTGCCTTGCTCAAAACCTGGTCAGCGATGTCAAAGCTGTCAAAGCCAATTGGTGA